The following proteins are co-located in the Macrobrachium rosenbergii isolate ZJJX-2024 chromosome 28, ASM4041242v1, whole genome shotgun sequence genome:
- the LOC136853883 gene encoding uncharacterized protein, translated as MNLKLAVLLLAVVSSNIEGRPQETVAENGENPWPLSFIASIFGLGDRDTTSQASESGPNIFHEVAATGRSVNNGVRKMFSDLWTASAQAFVGLNSAFRETAVEALKGVSNVMSATGEFLQDAVRAGGKLASTAVTSSLNISRDAIDATGQLVGNVARSTARGLGETARSTVDFVDGAVDGIGRYTNSANDVARSLTISSIDTFTDQI; from the coding sequence ATGAATCTCAAATTGGCAGTCCTGTTATTGGCAGTTGTGTCTTCAAACATTGAAGGCAGACCACAGGAGACAGTGGCAGAGAACGGGGAAAATCCATGGCCACTGAGCTTCATAGCGAGTATATTTGGGCTTGGAGACAGAGACACAACAAGCCAAGCTTCTGAGAGTGGACCTAATATATTTCATGAAGTTGCTGCCACTGGTCGTTCTGTCAATAACGGAGTTCGGAAAATGTTTTCTGACCTTTGGACTGCAAGTGCACAAGCATTCGTTGGCTTGAACAGCGCTTTCAGAGAGACAGCTGTCGAAGCTCTGAAAGGGGTCAGCAATGTTATGAGCGCCACAGGTGAATTTTTGCAAGACGCAGTCCGTGCAGGAGGAAAACTTGCGTCAACGGCTGTGACCAGCAGTCTAAACATTTCCCGTGATGCCATCGATGCTACTGGGCAGCTCGTCGGCAACGTAGCCCGCAGCACTGCCAGAGGGCTTGGTGAAACTGCAAGGTCTACAGTTGACTTTGTTGATGGTGCAGTTGACGGCATTGGACGCTATACCAATTCAGCCAATGATGTTGCAAGAAGCTTAACTATCAGTAGCATAGACACCTTTACTGATCAGATTTAA